A genomic segment from Streptomyces sp. NBC_01233 encodes:
- a CDS encoding SDR family oxidoreductase, which translates to MENPRGLPAPPPLGAAALPPGTYAGQVVLVTGGGTGLGKAIATEFARLGADLVIASRRAEQLETACEELAAVPGAGRVTAAVCDIRDPERVAEAFDAAEAALGLPDVLVNNAAANFPSPAEDLSPNAWRAVVDITLTGTWFVTREFGRRHLATGTPGSIVNIGASYAWTGGPGFAHSAAAKAGVKNLVETLAVEWGPYGIQINGLVPGLFPHADMTEDVRGALERAAPDSKGPRQPALRVGAPRELGWAATFLASPYARFVTGHTLVVDGANWQRRSLVNPEVVPVRTQLGRGPFLP; encoded by the coding sequence ATGGAGAACCCCCGCGGCCTGCCCGCGCCCCCGCCGCTCGGTGCCGCCGCCCTGCCCCCCGGTACGTACGCGGGGCAGGTGGTCCTCGTGACCGGCGGCGGCACCGGGCTCGGCAAGGCCATCGCCACCGAGTTCGCCCGGCTCGGCGCCGATCTGGTGATCGCGAGCCGGCGCGCCGAGCAGCTCGAGACGGCGTGCGAGGAGTTGGCGGCCGTCCCCGGCGCGGGCCGGGTGACGGCCGCGGTCTGCGACATCAGGGATCCCGAGCGGGTCGCGGAGGCCTTCGACGCGGCCGAGGCGGCGCTCGGACTGCCGGACGTCCTGGTCAACAACGCGGCCGCGAACTTCCCCTCCCCCGCGGAGGACCTGTCGCCGAACGCCTGGCGGGCGGTGGTCGACATCACGCTGACCGGGACCTGGTTCGTGACCCGCGAGTTCGGCCGCCGCCACCTTGCCACGGGCACCCCCGGTTCGATCGTGAACATCGGCGCCTCGTACGCCTGGACGGGCGGGCCCGGCTTCGCCCACAGCGCCGCCGCCAAGGCCGGGGTGAAGAACCTGGTGGAGACGCTCGCCGTCGAGTGGGGCCCGTACGGCATCCAGATCAACGGACTGGTTCCCGGGCTGTTCCCGCACGCCGACATGACCGAGGACGTCCGCGGCGCACTGGAGCGGGCCGCGCCCGACTCCAAGGGCCCCCGGCAGCCCGCCCTGCGGGTCGGCGCTCCGCGTGAACTGGGCTGGGCCGCCACCTTCCTGGCCTCCCCCTACGCCCGCTTCGTCACCGGCCACACCCTCGTGGTCGACGGGGCGAACTGGCAGCGCCGGTCGCTGGTCAACCCCGAAGTGGTCCCGGTCCGTACCCAGCTGGGCCGCGGCCCGTTCCTCCCCTGA
- a CDS encoding NADPH:quinone oxidoreductase family protein produces the protein MQAWRVHTPGEPREAMRLEEVPDPVPGEGEVRLRVLAANINFPDALLVRGQYQIRPPLPFTPGVEICGETEDGRRVIANPSLPHGGFAEYVTAPARALLPAPDPLDDAEAAALHIGYQTGWFGLHRRARLQSGETLLVHAAAGGVGSAAVQLGKAAGATVIGVVGGKAKARTAEELGCDLVIDRTAEDFVSRVKEFTGGRGADVVYDPVGGDSYTASAKCVAFEGRIVVVGFASGTIPAPALNHALVKNYAILGLHWGLYATKEPAAILACHTELTRLAAEGAVKPLVSERVPFAAAADAVQRLADGTTTGRLVVVPAQDGGPR, from the coding sequence ATGCAGGCATGGCGAGTACATACCCCCGGTGAGCCCCGCGAGGCCATGCGCCTCGAAGAGGTTCCCGATCCGGTACCCGGTGAGGGCGAGGTGAGGCTCAGAGTGCTCGCGGCGAACATCAACTTCCCCGACGCGCTGCTCGTCCGCGGGCAGTACCAGATCCGGCCACCGCTGCCCTTCACCCCCGGCGTCGAGATCTGCGGCGAGACCGAGGACGGCCGCCGCGTCATCGCCAACCCGAGCCTGCCGCACGGCGGTTTCGCCGAGTACGTCACCGCGCCGGCGCGCGCCCTGCTCCCGGCCCCGGACCCCCTCGACGACGCCGAAGCCGCCGCCCTGCACATCGGCTACCAGACCGGCTGGTTCGGCCTGCACCGCCGCGCCCGCCTCCAGAGCGGCGAGACCCTCCTCGTGCACGCGGCCGCCGGCGGGGTCGGCAGCGCCGCCGTCCAGCTCGGCAAGGCCGCCGGAGCCACCGTCATCGGGGTCGTCGGAGGCAAGGCCAAGGCGCGCACCGCCGAGGAGCTCGGCTGCGACCTGGTGATCGACCGTACGGCGGAGGACTTCGTCTCCCGCGTCAAGGAGTTCACCGGCGGGCGCGGCGCCGACGTCGTCTACGACCCGGTCGGCGGCGACTCCTACACCGCCTCCGCCAAGTGCGTCGCCTTCGAGGGCCGGATCGTCGTCGTCGGCTTCGCGAGCGGCACCATCCCGGCCCCCGCCCTCAATCACGCACTGGTGAAGAACTACGCCATCCTCGGCCTGCACTGGGGGCTCTACGCCACCAAGGAGCCCGCCGCGATCCTCGCCTGCCACACCGAACTCACCCGGCTCGCCGCCGAAGGCGCCGTCAAACCGCTGGTCAGCGAACGGGTCCCGTTCGCCGCGGCCGCCGACGCGGTGCAGCGCCTCGCCGACGGGACCACCACCGGCCGGCTGGTTGTCGTACCGGCACAGGACGGAGGCCCGCGATGA
- a CDS encoding acyl-CoA dehydrogenase family protein produces the protein MTAAATTAEELRARVRDLLAAHPPRDTARTDFLRARFDAGLAWVHYPEGLGGLGAPRTLQAVVDAELEAAGAPGNDPRRIGIGLGMAAPTILAYGTEEQKNRFLRPLWVGEEVWCQLFSEPGAGSDLAALGTRAVRETGSGDWIVDGQKVWTSSAHTARWAILIARTDPGLPKHRGITYFLCDMHAPGVEVRPLRQITGEAEFNEVFLTGVRIPDSHRLGAVGEGWAVARTTLMNERVSIGGMRIPREGGMIAPVAAVWRERPELRTHALHQRLLELWVEAEVARLTGERLRQQLAAGQPGPEGSGMKLTFARLNQEISGLEVELLAEEGLLYEDWTMRRPELVDFTGRDAGYRYLRAKGNSIEGGTSEILLNIVAERVLGLPPEPRDDKDLAWKDLSR, from the coding sequence ATGACCGCCGCGGCCACCACCGCCGAGGAGCTGCGCGCCCGGGTCCGGGACCTGCTCGCCGCGCACCCGCCCCGGGACACCGCCCGTACCGACTTCCTGCGCGCCCGCTTCGACGCCGGACTCGCCTGGGTCCACTACCCCGAGGGCCTCGGCGGACTCGGCGCGCCCCGCACCCTCCAGGCCGTCGTCGACGCCGAACTGGAGGCCGCCGGCGCCCCCGGCAACGACCCGCGCCGGATCGGCATCGGCCTCGGCATGGCCGCGCCCACGATCCTCGCGTACGGCACCGAGGAGCAGAAGAACCGCTTCCTGCGCCCCCTGTGGGTCGGCGAGGAGGTCTGGTGCCAGCTCTTCAGCGAGCCCGGCGCCGGATCCGACCTCGCCGCGCTCGGCACCCGCGCGGTCCGCGAGACGGGCTCCGGGGACTGGATCGTGGACGGCCAGAAGGTGTGGACCTCCAGTGCCCACACCGCCCGCTGGGCCATCCTGATCGCCCGCACCGACCCCGGACTCCCCAAGCACCGGGGCATCACCTACTTCCTCTGCGACATGCACGCCCCCGGAGTCGAGGTCCGGCCGCTGCGCCAGATCACCGGCGAGGCCGAGTTCAACGAGGTCTTCCTCACCGGCGTCCGCATCCCCGACAGCCACCGCCTGGGAGCGGTGGGCGAGGGCTGGGCGGTCGCCCGCACCACCCTGATGAACGAACGGGTCTCCATCGGCGGCATGCGCATCCCGCGCGAGGGCGGCATGATCGCGCCGGTCGCCGCCGTCTGGCGCGAGCGCCCCGAGCTGCGCACCCACGCCCTGCACCAGCGGCTGCTGGAACTGTGGGTCGAGGCCGAGGTCGCCCGCCTCACCGGGGAACGGCTGCGCCAGCAGCTCGCCGCCGGACAGCCCGGCCCCGAAGGATCGGGCATGAAGCTCACCTTCGCCCGGCTCAACCAGGAGATCAGCGGACTGGAGGTCGAACTCCTCGCCGAGGAGGGCCTCCTGTACGAGGACTGGACCATGCGCCGGCCCGAGCTCGTCGACTTCACCGGCCGCGACGCCGGCTACCGCTACCTGCGCGCCAAGGGCAACAGCATCGAGGGCGGCACCAGCGAAATCCTCCTCAACATCGTCGCCGAACGGGTCCTCGGCCTGCCCCCCGAGCCGCGCGACGACAAGGACCTCGCGTGGAAGGACCTCTCCCGATGA
- a CDS encoding acyl-CoA dehydrogenase family protein has protein sequence MTAPTAPTTPPTLPTAPTDLLYSGTEEELRSAVRALLADRCDAKSVLARAETGRPHDPALWHTLAVEIGAAGLLVPEKLGGQGASHREAAVVLEELGRAVAPVPYLTGAVLAAEILLGCDTSEAAPLLRELASGHTVCAPAVPLTLAPGAPLPPAVRDSGGGALTGSVTSVADAVAADVLLVLADTGLYAVPAASAELTPQVPLDLTRPLATVTLRSATGTRLADPATARAAVAGALLSGAGLLASEQLGLAEWCLTETVGHVRTRHQFNRPVGSFQALKHRLARLWLDVASARAAARAAADALATGAPDAPLTVAVAQAYCSGVAVRAAEECVQLHGGIGMTWEHPAHLYLKRAKADSLALGTAGHHRGLVADFAELPAP, from the coding sequence ATGACAGCACCGACAGCACCGACGACACCGCCGACCCTGCCGACGGCACCGACCGACCTGCTCTACTCCGGGACCGAGGAGGAGCTCCGCTCCGCCGTACGCGCCCTCCTCGCCGACCGCTGCGACGCGAAGAGCGTCCTCGCCCGGGCCGAGACCGGCCGGCCGCACGACCCGGCGCTGTGGCACACCCTCGCCGTCGAGATCGGCGCCGCCGGGCTCCTCGTGCCCGAGAAGCTCGGGGGACAGGGCGCGAGCCACCGCGAGGCGGCCGTGGTCCTGGAGGAGCTGGGCCGGGCGGTGGCGCCCGTCCCGTACCTGACCGGTGCCGTGCTGGCCGCGGAGATCCTGCTCGGCTGCGACACCTCGGAAGCCGCCCCGCTGCTGCGGGAGCTGGCCTCCGGACACACGGTGTGCGCACCTGCCGTGCCGCTGACCCTCGCCCCCGGGGCGCCCCTCCCGCCCGCGGTCCGGGACTCCGGAGGCGGGGCGCTGACCGGCAGCGTCACCTCCGTCGCGGACGCGGTGGCCGCCGACGTCCTGCTCGTCCTCGCCGACACCGGGCTGTACGCCGTCCCGGCCGCCTCCGCCGAGCTGACCCCGCAGGTCCCGCTGGACCTGACCCGCCCGCTCGCCACCGTCACCCTGCGGTCGGCCACCGGCACCCGCCTCGCCGACCCCGCGACAGCCCGGGCGGCCGTGGCCGGAGCCCTGCTCTCCGGGGCCGGACTGCTCGCATCCGAGCAGCTCGGGCTCGCCGAATGGTGCCTGACGGAGACCGTCGGGCACGTCCGCACCCGCCACCAGTTCAACCGGCCCGTCGGATCCTTCCAGGCCCTCAAGCACCGCCTCGCCCGGCTCTGGCTCGACGTGGCCTCCGCGCGTGCGGCGGCCAGGGCCGCGGCCGACGCCCTCGCCACCGGGGCCCCCGACGCGCCGCTCACGGTCGCCGTCGCCCAGGCCTACTGCTCGGGCGTGGCCGTCCGCGCCGCCGAGGAGTGCGTACAGCTCCACGGCGGCATCGGAATGACCTGGGAGCACCCGGCCCACCTCTACCTCAAGCGGGCCAAGGCCGACTCCCTGGCCCTCGGCACGGCGGGCCACCACCGCGGCCTGGTCGCGGACTTCGCCGAGCTTCCGGCGCCGTAG
- a CDS encoding glutamate synthase subunit beta, whose translation MTDPFGFLRIPREAVPARPVEDRLGDWREVYAGQAMLPLVSRQADRCMDCGIPFCHTGCPLGNLIPEWNAYAAHGDWRAAYERLHATNNFPEFTGRLCPAPCEDACVLAINADPVTIKNVEQAIADEGLRRGYLTPRPPEKPSGKTVAVIGSGPAGLAAAQQLTRAGHCVTVHERADRIGGLLRYGIPEFKMEKAHLERRIEQMRAEGTEFVTGTDIGGAAGAAAGTGGAAGTSAAELRSRCDAVVVAIGAGERRELPVPGRGLHGIHQAMEYLTCANRVQEGDYTVSPVTAEGRHVVIVGGGDTGSDCLGTALRQGAISVVQLDINPEPGAGRSDGEPWPVYPKTYRISHAHEEARGPEGRDPRLFSRATLRFEGDASGWVRALHLTAVEPVGRSPLAGTEHVIPTGLVLLALGFSGPERAGGLREQLGLELDGSGNFARDAGFGAGGGRAPGVFVAGDAGRGQSLVVWAIAEGRAAAAAVDRYLTGSTCLPAPVAAHDRPMTALGRMRYGDF comes from the coding sequence GTGACCGATCCGTTCGGCTTCCTCCGGATCCCCCGCGAGGCCGTCCCGGCCCGTCCCGTAGAGGACAGGCTGGGCGACTGGCGCGAGGTGTACGCGGGCCAGGCGATGCTGCCGCTCGTCTCACGGCAGGCCGACCGGTGCATGGATTGCGGTATTCCGTTCTGCCACACCGGCTGTCCCCTGGGGAACCTCATACCCGAGTGGAACGCGTACGCGGCCCACGGCGACTGGCGCGCGGCGTACGAGCGGCTGCACGCGACCAACAACTTCCCGGAGTTCACGGGCAGGCTCTGCCCGGCCCCCTGCGAGGACGCCTGCGTCCTCGCGATCAACGCGGACCCGGTGACCATCAAGAACGTCGAGCAGGCCATCGCGGACGAGGGCCTGCGGCGCGGCTACCTGACCCCGAGGCCGCCGGAGAAGCCCAGTGGCAAGACGGTGGCCGTCATCGGCTCCGGTCCGGCCGGACTGGCCGCAGCACAGCAGCTGACGAGGGCCGGGCACTGCGTCACGGTCCACGAGCGGGCCGACCGGATAGGCGGACTGCTGCGCTACGGCATCCCCGAGTTCAAGATGGAGAAGGCCCACCTGGAGCGCCGGATCGAGCAGATGCGCGCCGAGGGCACGGAGTTCGTCACGGGCACGGACATCGGCGGCGCGGCCGGCGCCGCAGCGGGTACCGGCGGGGCGGCCGGCACCAGCGCGGCCGAACTGCGCAGCCGGTGCGACGCGGTCGTCGTCGCGATCGGGGCCGGCGAGCGCCGGGAACTACCGGTCCCCGGCCGCGGGCTGCACGGGATCCACCAAGCCATGGAGTACCTGACCTGCGCCAACCGGGTACAGGAGGGGGACTACACCGTGTCGCCCGTCACCGCCGAGGGCAGACACGTGGTCATCGTGGGCGGCGGCGACACCGGCTCCGACTGCCTCGGGACGGCCCTGCGGCAGGGCGCGATCTCCGTGGTCCAGCTCGACATCAACCCCGAGCCCGGCGCGGGCCGGAGCGACGGCGAGCCCTGGCCGGTGTACCCGAAGACGTACCGGATCTCCCACGCCCACGAGGAGGCCCGCGGGCCCGAGGGCCGCGACCCCCGGCTGTTCTCCAGAGCCACCCTGCGCTTCGAGGGGGACGCCTCAGGCTGGGTACGGGCGCTTCACCTGACCGCAGTCGAGCCGGTGGGCCGCAGCCCCCTGGCCGGCACCGAGCACGTCATACCGACCGGCCTGGTGCTGCTGGCCCTCGGCTTCTCGGGCCCCGAGCGGGCCGGCGGCCTGCGCGAGCAGCTGGGGCTGGAGCTCGACGGGAGCGGCAACTTCGCGCGGGACGCCGGCTTCGGGGCGGGCGGCGGGCGGGCGCCGGGAGTGTTCGTCGCGGGCGACGCGGGCCGCGGGCAGTCGCTGGTGGTGTGGGCCATCGCCGAGGGCCGGGCGGCGGCCGCCGCCGTGGACCGCTACCTGACCGGTTCCACGTGCCTCCCGGCTCCGGTCGCCGCGCATGACCGGCCGATGACGGCCTTGGGGCGCATGCGCTACGGGGACTTCTAG
- a CDS encoding IS1634 family transposase, with protein sequence MECVVTSVVEKRLGALPVAAEFLRRLDVAGTVDRLCPGRDIAHVTHGQVIEVLVANRLTAPAPLWRVDRWAREWAVEEVFGIEAELLNDDRLGRALDAIAPRLRELTDSIGAQAIGEFGIDVSTFHWDMTSMSLYGAYPADDQDEEYPRIRHGHPKDRRYDLKQIQTGLAVTGDGGIPLLSRVIDGGAAEISQITGTMNALRAMAGPKKFLLIADSKLISYGNVTALIGAGTDFIAPAPASRVDDAVYAALDLETATVVDYTPARDENTPAAARETYRVLEDIHLVTGPRKSDPPLQVRRILVHSTGNAKGQQRAREKRLAKAREDLDKLQHSAGGRYYSTAEKIAARLGVITRTRRVSGCLHTEITTDETGRPALSWHFDQDVLQAEAAVDGWYALLTTLTPEQADPGEVLRRHKGQGTVERRYSDFKGPLAVTPVFVQDNKRVAALITVICLALLLFCLIERQVRRALGGDQKMQGLYPGNQRVRPTGRMILYHLSDLRLRVGSATDPPVIAITRGIQLHLLDLLGLEPTHPRWPET encoded by the coding sequence ATGGAATGTGTGGTCACCTCCGTGGTGGAGAAGCGTCTGGGCGCTCTGCCTGTCGCTGCCGAGTTTCTGCGCCGGCTTGATGTGGCCGGGACCGTCGACCGGCTGTGCCCGGGCCGCGACATCGCCCATGTGACGCACGGCCAGGTCATCGAGGTGCTGGTGGCCAACCGGCTGACCGCACCCGCACCCCTGTGGCGGGTGGACCGCTGGGCCCGGGAGTGGGCGGTGGAAGAAGTATTCGGAATTGAGGCGGAACTGCTCAACGACGACCGTCTGGGCCGGGCCCTGGACGCCATCGCCCCGCGGCTGAGAGAGCTCACCGACAGCATCGGGGCCCAGGCGATCGGCGAGTTCGGCATCGATGTGTCCACGTTCCACTGGGACATGACATCCATGTCGCTCTACGGCGCCTACCCGGCCGATGACCAGGACGAGGAGTATCCCCGCATCAGACACGGCCATCCCAAGGACCGCCGCTACGACCTCAAGCAGATCCAGACCGGCCTGGCGGTGACCGGCGACGGCGGTATCCCCCTGCTGTCCCGCGTCATCGACGGCGGAGCCGCGGAGATCTCCCAGATCACCGGCACCATGAACGCTCTGCGCGCGATGGCCGGACCGAAGAAGTTCCTGCTGATCGCCGACTCCAAGCTGATCTCATACGGCAACGTCACCGCCCTGATCGGGGCCGGGACCGATTTCATCGCCCCGGCCCCCGCTTCCAGGGTCGACGACGCCGTCTACGCCGCCCTCGACCTCGAGACGGCCACCGTCGTGGACTACACCCCCGCCCGCGACGAGAACACCCCCGCCGCAGCGCGTGAGACCTACCGGGTCCTGGAAGACATCCACCTTGTGACCGGGCCCCGCAAGAGCGATCCCCCGCTCCAGGTACGCCGGATCCTGGTGCACTCCACCGGCAACGCCAAAGGCCAGCAGCGGGCCCGCGAGAAACGCCTGGCCAAGGCCCGCGAAGACCTCGACAAGCTCCAGCACTCTGCCGGCGGCCGCTACTACAGCACCGCAGAGAAGATCGCCGCACGCCTCGGCGTGATCACCCGCACCCGCCGGGTCTCCGGCTGCCTGCACACCGAGATCACCACCGACGAAACCGGACGGCCCGCCCTGTCCTGGCACTTCGATCAGGACGTGCTCCAGGCCGAAGCCGCCGTCGACGGCTGGTACGCGCTGCTGACCACCCTCACCCCCGAACAGGCCGATCCCGGCGAAGTACTACGCCGCCACAAAGGCCAGGGCACCGTCGAGCGCCGATACAGCGACTTCAAGGGCCCCCTGGCCGTCACCCCTGTCTTCGTGCAGGACAACAAACGCGTCGCCGCACTGATCACAGTGATCTGCCTGGCCCTGCTGCTGTTCTGCCTGATCGAACGCCAGGTCCGCCGAGCCCTCGGCGGCGACCAGAAGATGCAGGGGCTCTACCCCGGCAACCAGAGGGTGCGGCCCACCGGCCGGATGATCCTCTACCACCTGTCCGACCTGCGGCTACGGGTCGGCAGCGCCACCGACCCACCCGTCATCGCCATCACCCGGGGCATCCAGCTCCACCTCCTCGACCTCCTCGGCCTGGAACCCACACATCCCCGCTGGCCAGAGACCTGA
- a CDS encoding IS701 family transposase, giving the protein MTPDEIAVVRGELEDFAAEVFEPFARNDQRRWGKVYLRGLLTDGQRKSVEPMAARLGEDGNRQALAHFVTTSPWDPAHIRARLAWKMETAVRPTTLIFDDTGFLKDGNASACVSRQYTGTAGKVTNCQVGVSLHMASDHASVAIDWRLFLPETWDPTSPKADPNKVARRGACQIPDDAGHVEKWQLALDMLDETRSWGIEVPLAVADAGYGDAAAFRHGLQARGLNYVVGISTTLSAQPGHAVPAAEPYSGNGRPPVAKYPDKPQSVKQLVIAAGRKTAKPVQWREGSRPGTGRSGFKRIYSRFVTMRIRPAGREVRQAADGPELPECWLLAEWPADQAEPVQFWLSDLPADTPLTTLVRLAKLRWRIEHDYREMKQALGLAHFEGRTWNGWHHHVTLVSVAHAFCTLQRLAQAPKDRAPA; this is encoded by the coding sequence ATGACTCCGGACGAGATCGCTGTAGTGCGTGGCGAGTTGGAGGATTTCGCGGCGGAGGTGTTCGAGCCTTTCGCGCGGAACGATCAGCGTCGGTGGGGAAAGGTCTACCTGCGGGGCTTGCTGACCGACGGGCAGCGCAAGTCGGTCGAGCCGATGGCAGCACGGCTGGGTGAGGACGGGAACCGGCAGGCCCTGGCCCATTTCGTGACCACCAGCCCGTGGGATCCCGCCCATATCCGGGCCAGGCTGGCCTGGAAGATGGAAACGGCGGTCCGGCCGACCACTTTGATCTTTGATGACACCGGGTTCCTCAAAGACGGCAATGCCTCGGCGTGTGTGTCGCGGCAGTACACCGGCACCGCGGGCAAAGTCACCAACTGCCAGGTGGGAGTCTCGCTGCACATGGCGTCCGACCACGCCTCGGTGGCCATCGACTGGCGGCTGTTCCTGCCCGAGACCTGGGATCCCACATCGCCGAAAGCGGACCCGAACAAGGTCGCGCGACGCGGCGCCTGCCAGATCCCCGACGACGCCGGGCATGTGGAGAAGTGGCAGCTGGCACTCGACATGCTCGACGAGACCCGCTCGTGGGGCATTGAGGTGCCGCTGGCCGTCGCGGACGCCGGATACGGTGACGCCGCGGCCTTCCGCCACGGCCTTCAGGCCCGCGGCCTCAACTATGTGGTGGGAATCTCCACCACCCTCTCGGCCCAGCCCGGCCACGCGGTGCCGGCGGCCGAGCCGTACTCCGGGAACGGACGGCCACCAGTGGCGAAGTACCCGGACAAGCCGCAGTCGGTGAAACAGCTGGTCATCGCGGCGGGCCGGAAAACAGCGAAGCCGGTGCAATGGCGTGAGGGCTCCCGGCCCGGCACCGGCCGCAGCGGCTTCAAGCGGATCTACTCGCGGTTTGTGACCATGCGGATCCGGCCCGCCGGCCGCGAGGTCCGCCAGGCGGCCGACGGCCCGGAGCTGCCCGAGTGCTGGCTCCTGGCCGAGTGGCCCGCCGACCAGGCCGAACCCGTCCAGTTCTGGCTGTCCGACCTGCCCGCCGACACCCCGCTGACCACCCTGGTCCGCCTGGCCAAACTCCGCTGGCGCATCGAGCACGACTACCGCGAGATGAAACAGGCCCTGGGCCTGGCCCACTTCGAGGGCCGCACCTGGAACGGGTGGCACCACCACGTCACCCTCGTCTCCGTCGCCCATGCCTTCTGCACCCTGCAACGACTGGCCCAAGCCCCAAAAGACAGGGCGCCGGCCTGA
- a CDS encoding IS1182 family transposase produces MQGEWDGESVGEDVWETCRELIPAGGVFAFLAEHRGVLFPGSMFADMYPSTNGRPSLPPQVLAVTVVLQSLHGLSDFEVVQELRCDLRWKAACGLGLHDTAFDPSLLTYFRRRLQRSSDPNRLFHKVREVIAATGVLKGKQRRALDSTVLDDAVATQDTVTQLIAAIRRVIREVPHAERTAATWCTAHDYTDPGKPKIAWNDEQARTRLVDALVTDALNLLGRLPEQELGEAAANAVGLLALVAGQDVEPADDSDGRDGRWRIARGTVRDRTVSTVDPEARHIHKNRTRHQEGFRAHVAFEPEAGVFTEVALTAGSGAGNHEAAVARDLLADEDAPVTALGDAAYGTGDLREHLQDLGHDLVLKPPPLKPAVPGGFTADEFTVDTEQGHVTCPAGHTARLGRPLANGARQAQFKKLCATCPLKDRCTRSKTGRVFSVHAQYDLLKAARDQAATDPHWQAEYRRWRPPVERAIAWLVAKGNRRVPYRGVIKNNTWLHNRAAALNLRRLINLGLTRTGGTWTITPATA; encoded by the coding sequence ATGCAGGGGGAATGGGATGGCGAGAGCGTCGGCGAGGACGTGTGGGAGACCTGCCGGGAGTTGATCCCGGCCGGGGGTGTGTTCGCGTTCCTGGCCGAGCACCGCGGGGTGCTGTTCCCCGGGTCGATGTTCGCGGACATGTACCCGTCCACGAACGGGCGGCCGTCGCTGCCGCCGCAGGTCCTGGCCGTGACGGTGGTGCTGCAGAGCCTGCACGGGCTCTCCGACTTCGAGGTCGTTCAGGAACTGCGCTGTGACCTGCGGTGGAAGGCCGCCTGCGGGCTCGGCTTGCACGACACTGCGTTCGATCCGTCCCTTCTGACCTACTTCCGCCGCCGCCTGCAGCGCTCCAGTGACCCGAACCGGCTGTTCCACAAGGTCAGAGAGGTCATCGCGGCCACCGGCGTCCTCAAAGGCAAGCAGCGCCGTGCCCTGGACTCCACCGTGTTGGATGACGCGGTCGCCACCCAGGACACCGTCACCCAGCTCATCGCCGCGATCCGCAGGGTCATCCGCGAGGTCCCCCACGCCGAGCGGACCGCCGCGACCTGGTGCACCGCCCACGACTACACCGACCCCGGCAAGCCGAAGATCGCGTGGAACGACGAGCAGGCCCGCACCCGCCTGGTCGACGCCCTGGTCACCGACGCACTGAACCTGCTGGGCCGCCTGCCCGAGCAGGAACTCGGGGAAGCCGCGGCGAACGCCGTCGGGCTGCTGGCCCTGGTCGCGGGCCAGGACGTGGAGCCCGCCGACGACTCCGACGGCCGCGACGGGCGCTGGCGCATCGCCCGGGGCACCGTCCGCGACCGCACCGTGTCCACGGTCGACCCCGAAGCCCGTCACATCCACAAGAACCGGACCCGCCACCAGGAAGGATTCCGCGCCCACGTGGCCTTCGAGCCCGAGGCGGGAGTGTTCACCGAGGTCGCGCTGACCGCCGGCAGCGGGGCCGGCAACCACGAGGCAGCCGTCGCCCGCGACCTCCTCGCCGACGAGGACGCGCCGGTCACCGCCCTGGGCGATGCCGCCTACGGCACCGGCGACCTGCGCGAACACCTCCAGGACCTGGGCCACGACCTGGTCCTGAAGCCCCCACCGCTCAAACCGGCGGTCCCCGGCGGGTTCACCGCCGATGAGTTCACCGTCGACACCGAACAGGGACACGTCACCTGCCCCGCCGGACACACCGCACGGCTCGGCCGGCCACTGGCCAACGGCGCACGCCAGGCCCAGTTCAAGAAACTGTGCGCCACCTGCCCGCTCAAGGACCGCTGCACCCGCTCCAAGACCGGCCGTGTCTTCAGCGTCCACGCCCAGTACGACCTGCTCAAAGCCGCCCGCGACCAGGCCGCCACCGACCCCCACTGGCAGGCCGAGTACCGCCGATGGCGACCACCGGTCGAGCGTGCCATCGCCTGGCTCGTCGCCAAAGGCAACCGCCGCGTCCCCTACCGAGGCGTCATCAAGAACAACACCTGGCTCCACAACCGCGCCGCCGCCCTCAACCTCCGCCGCCTGATCAACCTCGGACTCACCCGCACAGGCGGCACCTGGACGATCACCCCGGCCACCGCATAA